One Candidatus Limnocylindrales bacterium genomic region harbors:
- a CDS encoding MFS transporter: MTGPEPRPWWARIFFWVPVPAGITRRQWTMLGVLGATFLVNAYDLGILNLALAQIQKSFALSEQDIGKLAAFVRLGILPAFALGVLADRLGRRRLLLLTIVGFTLCTFLTSFTRTATEFAVLQFFARTFVYAEDILAIVVVTEELEPHARGWGIGLMIAFGALGHGLSALMFSAVNHLPFEWRALYFLGAAPLLLIAWMRRSLEETGRFRASAARHDPLAQSYAAPIAKLIARYPGRVAAISAALVPVAFAGGTAIQFQSKFLQSVHGYAPGDVSLLFLMGGPLAMTGGLLFGRASDRFGRRRVLSAAILVNVAATIAFYNSPGRIVPLVWVLTIFTQFGIDVLFGALGSELFATAHRSSASGVRSIVSTLAIATGLTVEGTLFVALGSHAAAITAMAWAALASPVILLAFVPETAGRVLEEIAPDED; encoded by the coding sequence GTGACCGGTCCCGAGCCCAGGCCCTGGTGGGCGCGGATCTTCTTCTGGGTACCGGTCCCCGCCGGCATCACGCGGCGCCAGTGGACGATGCTCGGCGTGCTCGGCGCGACCTTCCTCGTCAACGCGTATGACCTCGGGATCCTCAATCTCGCGCTCGCGCAGATCCAGAAGTCGTTCGCCCTGTCCGAGCAGGACATCGGCAAGCTCGCCGCGTTCGTGCGGCTCGGGATCCTGCCGGCGTTCGCGCTCGGCGTTCTCGCCGATCGCCTCGGACGCCGCCGGCTGCTGCTGCTGACGATCGTCGGCTTTACGCTCTGCACGTTCCTGACGAGCTTTACGCGCACGGCAACCGAGTTTGCGGTGCTGCAGTTCTTCGCGCGCACGTTCGTGTACGCGGAAGACATCCTCGCCATCGTCGTGGTCACCGAAGAGCTCGAGCCGCATGCACGGGGATGGGGCATCGGGCTGATGATCGCGTTCGGCGCGCTCGGGCACGGCCTGTCGGCGCTGATGTTTTCGGCCGTCAACCACCTGCCGTTCGAGTGGCGTGCGCTTTATTTTCTCGGTGCGGCGCCGCTGCTGCTGATCGCGTGGATGCGACGCTCGCTCGAGGAAACCGGACGCTTCCGTGCGTCGGCGGCACGGCATGATCCGCTCGCCCAGAGTTACGCGGCGCCGATCGCAAAGCTGATCGCGCGCTATCCCGGGCGGGTCGCCGCGATTTCCGCCGCGCTCGTGCCGGTCGCATTCGCCGGCGGCACGGCGATCCAGTTCCAGTCGAAGTTTCTCCAGTCCGTTCACGGATATGCGCCGGGCGACGTCAGCCTGCTGTTCCTGATGGGCGGGCCGCTTGCGATGACGGGCGGCCTCTTGTTCGGACGCGCGAGCGACCGGTTCGGACGGCGACGGGTTCTGTCGGCTGCCATTCTGGTCAACGTCGCCGCGACGATCGCTTTCTACAATTCGCCGGGTCGCATCGTGCCGCTGGTCTGGGTGCTGACGATCTTTACGCAGTTCGGCATCGACGTACTGTTCGGCGCGCTCGGCAGCGAGCTGTTCGCGACCGCGCATCGCTCGAGCGCGTCCGGAGTGCGCAGCATCGTCTCGACGCTCGCGATCGCCACCGGCCTGACCGTCGAAGGCACGCTTTTCGTTGCCCTCGGCAGCCATGCCGCAGCCATCACCGCGATGGCGTGGGCTGCGCTGGCGAGCCCTGTGATCCTGCTCGCGTTCGTCCCGGAAACGGCGGGAAGGGTGCTCGAGGAGATCGCGCCGGATGAGGATTGA
- the ilvD gene encoding dihydroxy-acid dehydratase, with amino-acid sequence MSETTIGLNRNSRTITDGDERAPNRSMLRAVGFRDEDFGKPIVGVASAQSDITPCNAGLGELAVEAARGIREAGGMPQTFGTITISDGISMGTEGMKCSLVSREVIADSIETVCRGQMMDGVVAVGGCDKNMPGAMIAMARLDIPAVFVYGGTIKPGHLSGKDLTVVSVFEAVGELGANRISRDQFCSVERAAIPGKGSCGGMYTANTMSSAFEAMGMSLPASSTMAAEDQEKADSAHASGLALVECVRRQLTARKILTKEAFENGIAVVFAVGGSTNAVLHLLAIAHAAGVDLTLDDFERMRLKVPVLANLKPSGAYVATDLHRVGGIPLVMRMLFDRGLIHGDCMTVTGKTIAENLRNAPSSPPAGQDVVMPFDEPIYAQGHLAVLRGNLAPEGAVAKISGLKSSRITGPARVFDSEEDAMRAILNDRIKPGDVLVIRYEGPRGGPGMREMLSPTSAIIGKGLGDSVGLITDGRFSGGTFGLVVGHVAPEAAVGGTIALVHEGDSITIDGEHAKLELNVAESEIAERRKAWKAPAPRYRTGVLAKYAKQVSSASLGAVTD; translated from the coding sequence ATGAGCGAGACGACGATCGGATTGAACAGGAACAGCCGCACGATCACCGACGGCGACGAGCGCGCACCGAACCGCTCGATGCTGCGCGCGGTCGGATTTCGCGACGAGGACTTCGGCAAACCGATCGTCGGCGTCGCCAGCGCGCAGAGCGACATCACGCCGTGCAACGCCGGTCTCGGCGAGCTCGCCGTCGAAGCCGCCCGCGGCATCCGCGAGGCCGGCGGCATGCCGCAGACGTTCGGGACCATCACCATCAGCGACGGCATTTCGATGGGCACCGAAGGCATGAAGTGCTCGCTCGTCAGCCGCGAGGTGATCGCCGACTCGATCGAAACAGTCTGCCGCGGGCAGATGATGGACGGGGTCGTTGCCGTCGGCGGCTGCGACAAGAACATGCCGGGCGCGATGATCGCCATGGCGCGCCTCGATATCCCTGCCGTGTTCGTCTACGGCGGCACGATCAAGCCCGGACATCTTTCCGGAAAAGACCTGACCGTCGTCAGCGTGTTCGAAGCCGTCGGCGAGCTCGGCGCCAACCGCATCTCGCGCGACCAGTTCTGCTCGGTCGAGCGCGCCGCCATTCCCGGCAAAGGCTCGTGCGGCGGCATGTACACGGCCAACACGATGAGCAGCGCGTTCGAGGCGATGGGCATGAGCCTTCCGGCGTCGTCGACGATGGCTGCCGAAGACCAGGAAAAGGCCGACAGCGCGCACGCAAGCGGCCTTGCGCTCGTCGAATGCGTGCGCCGCCAGCTGACGGCCCGCAAGATCCTTACGAAGGAAGCGTTCGAGAACGGCATCGCCGTCGTGTTTGCGGTCGGCGGCTCGACCAACGCGGTTCTTCATCTGCTTGCGATCGCGCACGCGGCCGGCGTCGATCTGACGCTCGACGATTTCGAGCGGATGCGGCTGAAGGTCCCGGTGCTCGCGAACCTGAAGCCGTCGGGTGCCTACGTCGCGACCGACCTTCACCGCGTCGGCGGCATTCCGCTCGTCATGCGGATGCTCTTCGACCGCGGGCTGATCCACGGCGACTGCATGACGGTGACCGGCAAGACGATTGCCGAGAATCTGCGAAACGCACCATCGTCGCCGCCTGCTGGCCAGGACGTCGTCATGCCGTTCGACGAGCCGATCTACGCGCAGGGTCATCTCGCGGTGCTGCGCGGAAACCTCGCGCCGGAAGGTGCAGTCGCGAAGATCAGCGGGCTCAAGAGCTCGAGGATCACCGGTCCCGCCCGCGTGTTCGATTCCGAAGAGGACGCGATGCGCGCGATCCTTAACGACCGCATCAAGCCCGGCGACGTGCTCGTGATCCGCTACGAAGGACCACGCGGCGGTCCGGGCATGCGCGAGATGCTGTCGCCGACGTCGGCGATCATCGGCAAGGGTCTCGGCGACTCGGTCGGCCTGATCACCGACGGACGCTTTTCGGGCGGAACGTTCGGGCTCGTCGTCGGCCACGTGGCTCCCGAAGCTGCGGTCGGAGGCACAATCGCGCTCGTCCACGAAGGCGACAGCATCACGATCGACGGCGAGCATGCGAAGCTCGAGCTCAACGTGGCGGAGTCCGAGATCGCCGAGCGGCGAAAAGCATGGAAAGCTCCGGCGCCGCGCTACCGCACCGGCGTGCTCGCGAAGTATGCGAAGCAGGTCTCGAGCGCATCGCTCGGCGCGGTTACGGACTGA
- a CDS encoding antibiotic biosynthesis monooxygenase produces MFVVTNRIPVAEAFEADFEERFRKRAHLIDQSPGFIKNLILKPVRRRFDHATGGWVESTERGYYLVQTYWQSEEAFWDWTRSESFRIAHSNRPPAEMFAGPNVLEIHEVIQTTEPNPGR; encoded by the coding sequence ATGTTCGTCGTCACCAACAGGATTCCCGTCGCCGAAGCGTTCGAAGCCGACTTCGAGGAGCGCTTCCGCAAGCGCGCGCACCTGATCGACCAGTCGCCGGGCTTCATAAAGAACCTCATCCTCAAACCGGTGCGGCGCCGCTTCGATCATGCGACCGGAGGCTGGGTCGAGTCGACCGAGCGAGGCTACTATCTGGTGCAGACGTACTGGCAGAGCGAGGAGGCGTTCTGGGACTGGACGCGCAGCGAAAGCTTTCGCATCGCGCATTCGAACCGCCCGCCGGCCGAGATGTTCGCCGGGCCGAACGTACTCGAGATCCACGAGGTCATCCAGACAACCGAACCGAATCCGGGCCGCTGA
- a CDS encoding 3-deoxy-7-phosphoheptulonate synthase, whose amino-acid sequence MKTSDIEDIHVTRVSPLRPPRVIKQAHPLEGRALETVRRTRHALREILGGRDRERIAVVVGPCSIHEPDAALDYAGRLSRIARPLEDRLVIVMRTYFEKARTTIGWKGLINDPDLDGSCDIDRGLELARRLLVEINTLGVACGTEFLDPVTPQYIGDAVSWAAIGARTTESQTHREMASGLSMPVGFKNGTDGSLDVAKNAMISAGHPHAFLGIDEDGATAIIRTRGNPDRHVVLRGGGNATNYAIGDIARAADMVAGEGIARPVMVDCSHGNSSKDYRRQSGVAREVARALQLGERRLMGLLIESNIAEGRQDWTADALAYGVSITDACIGWDETAALLEEIAHGGAPSRRACA is encoded by the coding sequence GTGAAAACCAGTGACATCGAAGACATCCACGTAACCCGGGTATCGCCGCTGCGTCCGCCGCGGGTGATCAAGCAGGCCCATCCGCTCGAAGGCCGCGCGCTCGAGACTGTCCGCCGCACGCGCCACGCTCTTCGCGAGATCCTCGGCGGGCGCGACCGCGAACGCATCGCCGTGGTCGTGGGTCCGTGCTCGATCCACGAGCCGGATGCGGCGCTCGACTACGCCGGGCGGCTCAGCCGCATCGCAAGACCTCTCGAGGATCGCCTCGTGATCGTGATGCGGACGTACTTCGAGAAAGCGCGCACAACGATCGGGTGGAAAGGGCTCATCAACGATCCGGACCTCGACGGCAGCTGCGACATCGATCGCGGCCTCGAGCTTGCACGCCGCCTGCTGGTCGAGATCAACACGCTCGGCGTCGCGTGCGGAACCGAATTCCTCGATCCGGTGACGCCCCAGTACATCGGCGACGCCGTGAGCTGGGCGGCCATCGGTGCGCGCACGACCGAAAGCCAGACGCATCGCGAGATGGCGAGCGGCCTTTCGATGCCCGTCGGCTTCAAGAACGGAACCGACGGAAGCCTCGACGTGGCAAAGAATGCGATGATCTCGGCCGGGCATCCGCATGCGTTTCTCGGCATCGACGAGGACGGCGCGACGGCGATCATCCGCACGCGCGGCAACCCGGACCGGCACGTTGTCTTGCGCGGTGGAGGAAACGCCACGAACTACGCGATCGGCGACATCGCGCGGGCGGCCGACATGGTCGCCGGAGAGGGCATCGCGAGACCGGTCATGGTCGACTGCTCGCACGGAAACTCGTCGAAAGACTATCGGCGGCAATCCGGCGTCGCGCGCGAGGTGGCAAGAGCTCTGCAGCTCGGCGAGCGGCGGCTCATGGGATTGCTGATCGAAAGCAACATCGCCGAGGGGCGGCAGGACTGGACCGCGGATGCGCTCGCCTATGGTGTATCCATCACCGATGCGTGCATCGGCTGGGACGAAACGGCCGCATTGCTCGAAGAAATTGCGCACGGGGGCGCGCCGTCGAGACGTGCGTGCGCATGA
- a CDS encoding iron-sulfur cluster assembly protein, translated as MERLDLVRECEAVKIPQGDKVRLAAGTEIYLSQSLGGSFTVQAPQYGGLFRIAGRDADALGLEIPPEAKALESAEGDIDALVDGALRTCYDPEIPVNIVDLGLVYDTRISDLPEGGWRVDIKMTLTAQGCGMGASIAADAEDKIRSIPGVKDASVRVVWDPPWTPHMISEEGRTKLGIS; from the coding sequence ATGGAACGCCTCGATCTCGTCCGCGAATGCGAAGCCGTCAAGATCCCGCAGGGCGACAAGGTTCGCCTCGCGGCCGGAACGGAAATCTACCTCAGCCAGTCGCTGGGAGGCTCGTTCACAGTGCAGGCGCCGCAATACGGTGGTCTGTTCCGCATCGCCGGCCGCGATGCGGACGCTCTCGGTCTGGAGATTCCGCCCGAGGCAAAAGCGCTCGAGTCGGCGGAGGGCGACATCGACGCGCTCGTCGATGGGGCGCTTCGCACGTGCTACGACCCGGAGATCCCGGTCAATATCGTCGACCTCGGCCTCGTCTACGACACCCGCATCAGCGACCTTCCCGAAGGCGGCTGGCGCGTCGACATCAAGATGACGCTGACCGCGCAGGGCTGCGGGATGGGCGCCTCGATCGCGGCCGATGCCGAGGACAAGATCCGCTCGATTCCCGGCGTAAAAGACGCGAGCGTGCGCGTCGTGTGGGATCCGCCGTGGACTCCCCACATGATCTCCGAGGAAGGCCGCACCAAGCTCGGCATCTCCTGA
- the moaA gene encoding GTP 3',8-cyclase MoaA — translation MGATDIGNVSDTTVKPAPDAPRDLFARPLRDLRISVTDRCNFRCPYCMPAEIYGERYEFLPRPEILTFEEIERLARLFVELGVTKIRLTGGEPLLRSQLPHLVRALSSIDGLTDVTLTTNGVLLAEHAAALREAGLRRVTVSLDSLDEEVFSRMSGRRAGPAVVLAAIDAARAAGLSPIKINCVVQRGVNDHTVVDLAAHFRGTGAIVRYIEYMDVGTLNKWDPADVVSAREIVERIGATFPLEPVGANYRGEVARRYRYVDGSGEIGVISSVTQPFCGECSRARLTTDGHFVTCLFASGGVDLKTPMRHGATDDDLRGLMRSVWTNRGDRYSEERATRREGGRKIQMFQIGG, via the coding sequence GTGGGCGCCACCGACATCGGCAACGTCAGCGACACCACCGTCAAGCCGGCTCCGGATGCGCCGCGCGACCTGTTCGCGCGTCCGCTGCGGGACCTGCGCATTTCGGTGACCGACCGCTGCAATTTCCGCTGCCCATACTGCATGCCGGCCGAAATCTACGGCGAGCGCTACGAATTCCTGCCGCGTCCGGAGATCCTCACGTTCGAGGAGATCGAGCGTCTCGCGCGGCTGTTCGTCGAGCTCGGCGTAACCAAGATCCGCCTGACCGGTGGCGAGCCGCTGTTGCGCTCGCAGCTTCCGCACCTGGTTCGCGCGCTTTCGTCGATCGACGGCCTCACGGATGTCACGCTGACGACCAACGGCGTGCTGCTGGCCGAGCACGCGGCCGCGCTTCGCGAAGCCGGCCTGCGCCGGGTCACCGTCAGCCTCGACAGTCTCGACGAGGAAGTGTTCTCGCGCATGAGCGGGCGCCGCGCCGGCCCGGCCGTCGTGCTCGCCGCAATCGATGCCGCACGCGCAGCCGGCTTGTCGCCGATCAAGATCAACTGCGTCGTGCAGCGCGGCGTCAACGACCATACGGTCGTCGATCTCGCCGCACATTTTCGCGGAACCGGCGCGATCGTGCGCTACATCGAATACATGGACGTCGGGACGCTCAACAAGTGGGATCCCGCCGATGTGGTCAGCGCGCGGGAAATCGTCGAGCGCATCGGCGCGACATTTCCGCTCGAGCCGGTCGGCGCCAACTATCGCGGCGAGGTTGCGAGGCGTTACCGCTACGTCGACGGTTCGGGCGAGATCGGCGTGATCTCGTCGGTAACGCAGCCGTTCTGCGGCGAATGCTCGCGCGCGCGCCTCACCACGGATGGCCACTTCGTCACGTGCCTGTTCGCTTCCGGCGGCGTCGACCTGAAGACACCGATGCGGCACGGCGCCACCGACGACGACCTGCGCGGGCTCATGCGCTCGGTGTGGACGAACCGCGGCGACCGGTACTCCGAGGAACGGGCGACGCGGCGCGAAGGCGGCCGCAAGATCCAGATGTTTCAGATCGGCGGGTGA
- a CDS encoding CaiB/BaiF CoA-transferase family protein has translation MPDPVSILSGLKVIDCGTFVFGPAATTVLADFGADVIKIEPPGIGDPYRYLQKMPPLPDADCAYGWQLTNRNKRGIVVNLKCAEGQEVLHRLARSADVFVTNYHPSVLRAVGATYEELEPLNARLVYAQASGYGEHGEEIEKPGYDATAWWARSGLMDVVREADSVPALSVAAMGDHPSAMTLVAGILLALLHRERSGKGTKVSSSLLANGAWANAYMLQGVFAGAPLFQPITRNDTPNALVNRYQTSDGRWILLAMVQEQKDWPRLPVALSRPDLLTDSRFETLAARRANAAALVGELDAIFASKDLAHWREALDRNDITFGVVGRLQDADTDRQMIANGILPMATLADGKQMRTVDSPLTVACARKASPGPAPNAGQHSDEVLAELGFDVKDIAGMRERGAIC, from the coding sequence ATGCCAGATCCCGTCTCGATCCTGTCCGGCCTGAAGGTCATCGACTGCGGCACTTTCGTGTTCGGTCCCGCAGCTACGACTGTCCTCGCGGACTTCGGAGCCGACGTCATCAAAATCGAGCCGCCGGGCATCGGGGACCCGTATCGCTATCTGCAGAAGATGCCGCCTCTGCCCGATGCCGACTGCGCGTACGGCTGGCAGCTGACCAACCGCAACAAGCGCGGCATCGTCGTCAACCTGAAGTGCGCCGAAGGTCAGGAGGTATTGCACCGGCTCGCCCGCTCGGCGGACGTATTCGTCACCAACTATCATCCTTCGGTGCTGCGGGCGGTTGGTGCGACGTACGAAGAGCTCGAGCCGCTCAACGCGCGTCTCGTCTATGCGCAGGCAAGCGGTTACGGCGAACACGGCGAGGAAATCGAAAAGCCCGGTTACGATGCGACCGCATGGTGGGCGCGAAGCGGCCTCATGGACGTCGTTCGCGAAGCCGACTCCGTGCCTGCGCTGTCGGTCGCCGCGATGGGCGACCATCCGTCGGCGATGACGCTGGTAGCCGGGATCCTGCTCGCGCTGCTGCATCGCGAACGCTCGGGCAAAGGCACGAAGGTTTCCTCATCACTGCTCGCCAACGGCGCGTGGGCCAACGCCTACATGCTGCAGGGCGTGTTTGCCGGCGCGCCGCTGTTCCAGCCGATCACGCGCAACGATACGCCGAATGCGCTCGTCAATCGCTACCAGACGAGCGACGGCCGCTGGATCCTGCTCGCGATGGTACAGGAGCAGAAGGACTGGCCGCGCCTTCCGGTCGCGCTTTCGCGGCCCGACCTGCTGACGGATTCGCGCTTCGAAACGCTTGCGGCCAGGCGTGCGAACGCCGCGGCACTGGTCGGCGAGCTCGACGCGATCTTTGCGTCGAAAGACCTCGCCCACTGGCGCGAGGCTCTCGATCGAAACGACATCACGTTCGGCGTGGTCGGTCGGTTGCAGGATGCGGATACGGACCGGCAGATGATCGCCAACGGCATTCTGCCGATGGCCACGCTGGCGGACGGGAAACAGATGCGGACGGTCGACAGTCCGCTTACGGTTGCTTGCGCGCGAAAAGCGTCGCCAGGGCCGGCCCCGAACGCCGGCCAGCATAGCGACGAGGTATTGGCCGAGCTCGGCTTCGACGTGAAGGACATCGCCGGAATGCGCGAGCGCGGCGCAATCTGCTGA
- a CDS encoding acyl-CoA dehydrogenase family protein produces MDFGFTSEQEDIRSLAEKLFGDFCKTERLPDFEKASERLDRELWKALADAGLLGVALPEEFGGMGFGIAELAILLEQAGRFVAPIPLFPTLVLGAAPIAEFGSDAQKKRWLGEVVTGKTILTAALVESDTRDASRPTTTANADGTAWTLDGVKICVPAAHLASRIVVPATTADGSIIMALVSPEADGVTLDAQETTSGDLFYRVTLAGVKVATDDLLAGPDRGAAVLAWLLERSIAGLCAMELGIAERALRMTAKYTAERKQFGKVIATFQAVAQRAADAYIDVEAVRLTTWQAIWRLAEGLPATRELSIAKFWASEGGHRACYAAQHLHGGIGVDKDYPLHRYYLLSKQIELTLGGAHEHLARIGAQLAAGRMPA; encoded by the coding sequence ATGGATTTCGGATTCACGAGCGAACAGGAAGACATCCGCAGCCTTGCCGAGAAGCTCTTCGGCGACTTCTGCAAGACCGAACGGCTGCCCGACTTCGAGAAGGCGAGCGAGCGGCTCGACCGCGAGCTGTGGAAGGCGCTTGCCGATGCGGGCCTTCTCGGCGTCGCTCTGCCGGAAGAATTCGGCGGCATGGGCTTCGGTATTGCCGAGCTCGCGATCCTGCTCGAGCAGGCCGGGCGCTTCGTCGCGCCGATTCCTCTGTTTCCGACGCTCGTCCTCGGCGCCGCGCCGATTGCCGAGTTCGGATCGGATGCACAGAAAAAGCGCTGGCTCGGGGAGGTCGTCACCGGAAAGACGATCCTTACCGCTGCGCTCGTCGAATCCGACACGCGCGATGCGTCGCGACCGACGACCACGGCGAACGCCGACGGCACAGCGTGGACGCTCGACGGCGTGAAGATCTGCGTTCCGGCTGCACACCTTGCGTCGCGCATCGTCGTGCCCGCGACGACGGCGGACGGCTCGATCATCATGGCGCTGGTTTCGCCGGAAGCCGACGGCGTCACGCTCGATGCGCAGGAGACGACGAGCGGCGATCTTTTCTACCGCGTGACGCTGGCGGGCGTGAAGGTCGCGACGGACGATCTCCTCGCCGGGCCCGATCGCGGCGCGGCGGTGCTTGCGTGGCTGCTCGAGCGCAGTATCGCCGGACTGTGCGCGATGGAGCTCGGCATTGCCGAGCGTGCGCTGCGGATGACGGCCAAGTACACCGCCGAGCGAAAACAGTTCGGAAAGGTCATCGCGACGTTCCAGGCCGTCGCACAGAGGGCAGCCGACGCGTACATCGACGTCGAAGCGGTCCGGCTCACCACGTGGCAGGCGATCTGGCGGCTGGCCGAAGGCCTGCCCGCGACGCGCGAGCTGTCGATCGCGAAGTTCTGGGCAAGCGAGGGCGGGCACCGCGCGTGCTACGCCGCCCAGCACCTTCACGGCGGCATCGGCGTCGACAAGGATTATCCGCTGCACCGCTACTATCTGCTGTCCAAGCAGATCGAGCTCACGCTCGGCGGTGCGCACGAGCATCTTGCGAGGATCGGCGCGCAGCTGGCGGCCGGCCGGATGCCGGCCTGA
- a CDS encoding acyl-CoA dehydrogenase family protein, with product MYFDLTREQRALRDELRGYFAELMTPELTAEVARSEGGGPLFRQAMRKMGRDKWLGIGWPTEYGGRGMGPIEQFLFADESQRAFFPFPFLTISTVGPTIQQYGTEEQRKTYLPRILAGEALFCIGYSEADAGTDLASLKTRATRDGDDWVIQGQKLWTSLADFADFVWLAARTNPDAPKHAGISMFIVDAKSPGFSHTPIGTIGSIRTNATYYDNVRVPASSLVGGEGNGWSLIVNQLNYERVSLMSAGIVGRLFEETAAWARDKHLADGSRVIDIPWVQLNLARVEAKLEVLRLINWRQAWNMEHGTFHFAEASAVKVFGSEFYIEAYGLLLEVLGAAGMIRRDSPEALIGGRIERMYRSMLILTFGGGTNEIQRDIIAMAGLEMPRSLR from the coding sequence ATGTATTTCGACCTGACTCGCGAGCAACGCGCCCTGCGCGATGAGCTTCGCGGCTACTTTGCCGAACTGATGACACCCGAGCTGACCGCCGAAGTCGCGCGCAGCGAAGGCGGCGGACCGCTGTTCCGCCAGGCGATGCGCAAGATGGGCCGCGACAAATGGCTCGGTATCGGCTGGCCGACCGAGTACGGCGGACGCGGCATGGGACCGATCGAACAGTTCCTGTTCGCCGACGAATCGCAGCGCGCGTTCTTTCCGTTTCCGTTCCTGACGATCAGCACCGTCGGCCCGACGATCCAGCAGTACGGCACCGAAGAGCAGCGCAAGACCTACCTGCCGCGCATCCTCGCCGGGGAGGCGCTGTTCTGCATCGGATACTCGGAGGCCGATGCCGGCACCGATCTCGCGTCGCTCAAGACGCGTGCGACACGCGACGGTGACGACTGGGTGATCCAGGGCCAGAAGCTCTGGACGAGCCTGGCCGATTTCGCCGACTTCGTGTGGCTTGCCGCCCGCACCAATCCGGATGCTCCGAAACATGCCGGCATCTCGATGTTCATCGTCGACGCGAAGAGTCCCGGCTTCAGCCACACGCCGATCGGGACGATCGGAAGCATCAGGACCAACGCAACGTATTACGACAACGTGCGCGTGCCGGCATCGTCGCTGGTCGGCGGCGAAGGCAACGGCTGGAGCCTGATCGTCAATCAGCTCAACTACGAGCGTGTTTCGCTGATGTCGGCGGGCATCGTCGGGCGCCTGTTCGAGGAAACCGCGGCCTGGGCACGCGACAAACATCTCGCCGACGGTTCGCGCGTGATCGACATCCCGTGGGTGCAGCTCAACCTCGCACGCGTCGAAGCCAAGCTCGAAGTGCTGCGGCTGATCAACTGGCGCCAGGCGTGGAACATGGAACACGGGACGTTTCACTTTGCCGAAGCGTCCGCCGTCAAGGTTTTCGGAAGCGAGTTCTACATCGAAGCCTACGGGCTGCTGCTCGAGGTGCTCGGCGCGGCCGGCATGATCCGGCGCGATTCGCCCGAGGCCCTGATCGGCGGACGCATCGAGCGCATGTACCGCTCGATGCTGATCCTGACGTTCGGCGGCGGAACCAACGAGATCCAGCGCGACATCATCGCGATGGCCGGCCTCGAGATGCCGCGCTCGCTGCGCTGA
- a CDS encoding formylglycine-generating enzyme family protein, whose product MASSKSAASGRWIAHPVEPFDILATEATVKEFKACVAAGKCKADSVDKTCNFGDATRLEYPINCIDHDGAIALCGYLGGRLCNSKEWLAACRGTDQRAFPYGPEFQPSRCHVGSYDLPGPGGRTTIPTASIPECQGGLAGLFDMSGNVSEWVSDCKGDYCKFRGAAYVGNEPIEHFAGCGDVCSGNDKGLKSGTVGVRCCRDR is encoded by the coding sequence GTGGCGTCCAGCAAATCGGCAGCGTCCGGCAGGTGGATCGCCCATCCTGTCGAGCCGTTCGACATCCTGGCGACCGAAGCCACGGTCAAGGAATTCAAGGCATGCGTCGCGGCCGGCAAGTGCAAGGCCGACAGCGTCGACAAGACGTGCAATTTCGGCGACGCCACACGCCTCGAGTATCCGATCAACTGCATCGATCACGACGGCGCGATCGCGCTGTGCGGTTACCTCGGCGGCCGTCTGTGCAACAGCAAGGAATGGCTGGCGGCATGTCGCGGGACCGACCAGCGGGCCTTCCCGTACGGCCCGGAGTTCCAGCCGTCACGCTGTCACGTCGGTTCCTACGACCTTCCCGGCCCCGGCGGCCGGACGACGATTCCGACTGCCAGCATCCCGGAATGCCAGGGCGGGCTCGCCGGTCTTTTCGACATGAGCGGCAACGTCAGCGAGTGGGTGTCCGACTGCAAAGGCGACTACTGCAAGTTCCGCGGCGCAGCCTACGTCGGCAATGAGCCGATCGAGCATTTTGCCGGCTGCGGCGACGTGTGCTCCGGCAACGATAAGGGTCTCAAGTCCGGAACCGTCGGGGTCCGCTGCTGCCGCGACCGCTGA